The following are from one region of the Etheostoma spectabile isolate EspeVRDwgs_2016 chromosome 2, UIUC_Espe_1.0, whole genome shotgun sequence genome:
- the aimp1a gene encoding aminoacyl tRNA synthase complex-interacting multifunctional protein 1a, with the protein MFLARSLFKMSSPNPLLRLEQRAAEADQIIEYLKQQVQLLKDKAIVQASVREEKKLMVENAKLKNDIEELKKQLLEKEKKRGVQAVPMPSGNNSDVCISKPTPPKPSGPAPSASPAAAIQSTPPNDESKKKKPEKKGGEKAEKKQAALSQEDAKVDVSRLDLRVGRIITAEKHPDADSLYVEQVDVGEASPRTVVSGLVKHIPLDQMQNRMAVLLCNLKPAKMRGVLSQAMVMCASSPDKVEILDPPSGAAPGDRLTFQGFPGEPDKELNPKKKVWEQVQPDLRTDGQCVATYKGAAFEVAGKGVCKAQTMSNSGIK; encoded by the exons AT GTTTTTAGCTCGCTCCTTGTTCAAGATGTCAAGTCCCAATCCTTTATTGAGGCTGGAGCAGCGAGCAGCCGAGGCTGACCAGATCATCGAGTACCTGAAACAACAAGTCCAGCTGCTAAAGGATAAAGCCA TTGTCCAGGCCAGTgtcagagaagagaagaagctTATGGTGGAGAATGCCAAACTGAAGAATGACATTGAGGAACTGAAAAAACAGCTgctggaaaaagagaagaagaggggag TGCAGGCAGTGCCCATGCCATCGGGCAACAACAGTGACGTGTGCATTTCGAAGCCCACCCCTCCCAAACCCTCTGGGCCGGCTCCCTCTGCTTCCCCTGCTGCTGCAATCCAGAGTACTCCTCCTAACGACGAGAGTAAAAAGAAGAAGCCAGAGAAAAAAG GAGGGGAGAAGGCAGAGAAGAAGCAGGCAGCGCTCAGCCAAGAAGATGCCAAGGTGGATGTGTCTCGTCTGGACCTGCGTGTTGGACGTATAATCACGGCTGAGAAGCACCCCGACGCCGACAGTCTCTATGTAGAGCAGGTGGATGTGGGGGAGGCTTCTCCAAGGACGGTGGTCAGCGGGTTGGTCAAGCACATACCTCTGGACCAG ATGCAAAACCGCATGGCAGTCCTGCTATGTAACCTGAAGCCAGCCAAAATGAGAGGAGTGTTGTCCCAGGCTATGGTTATGTGTGCCAGCTCACCAGACAAGGTTGAAATTCTCGATCCCCCGAGTGGAGCCGCACCAGGGGACAGACTTACTTTCCAGGGATTCCCAG GTGAACCCGACAAAGAGCTGAACCCAAAAAAGAAGGTGTGGGAGCAGGTTCAGCCAGACCTACGCACAGACGGCCAGTGTGTTGCAACCTACAAGGGAGCTGCCTTTGAAGTCGCCGGCAAGGGAGTGTGCAAAGCCCAAACCATGAGCAACAGTGGAATAAAATAA